GGGTGGCCCTGATACGGCGACTCACCTGTCATCATCTGCATCCAAAAATTATAGAGTGTATTCAAGTGTTCATGCCATTTACCATTTTTTAGATCATTCCCCAGAGCTTTAATGAAGATAGGACCTAGGATATCATCTTGAAGTACGTCCGTATAGAACTCACGTACCATTCTCTCTATGGAAGGTCTGTCGACTGAATCATAAGGCATTATCTCTCCTAATATTAATGCTGT
This portion of the Sulfurovum xiamenensis genome encodes:
- a CDS encoding group III truncated hemoglobin, which codes for MPYDSVDRPSIERMVREFYTDVLQDDILGPIFIKALGNDLKNGKWHEHLNTLYNFWMQMMTGESPYQGHPFPPHAFLGPLQRETFERWLELFHATVYRLFVPEVADKFYRKADILAEQFMDNLGINDDDDEDDDY